A genomic stretch from Aspergillus luchuensis mitochondrion, complete genome includes:
- the nad4 gene encoding NADH dehydrogenase subunit 4 translates to MSLLLLITPLIGIGLITIETNYGLSLFNEIKIKSIALLTSIINLIISLVMFIIFDFSSKSYSFIEEHYQISYFDIYLGVDGLSIYFVLLTTIIMPIAILSNWNSITSKNVLSFVVIMLLLETLLLAVFLVLDVLLFYIFFESILPPLFLLIGLFGSSNKVRASFYLFLYTLFGSLFMLLSIIAMSSIMGTTDFDALSKSNFSYITQLFLFYGIFIAFAVKTPVIFLNTWLLKAHVESPLSGSIILAGIVLKLSLYGIFRLILPLLPKASINYTYIIYVIGVITILYASFSTLRTIDIKELIAYSSVSHAAVYLIGAFSNTIQGIEGSIALGLAHGFVSSGLFICAGGILYDRSSTRLITYYRGLAQIMPIFSVLFFILSLGNSGTPLTLNFLGEFMSLYGVFERMPILGVLASSSIVFSAAYTIFMYNRIVFGGSYSVYFKDNIGDVTRREFIMLLIFVILTVLFGIYPAPILDGLHYSVSSLIYNVN, encoded by the coding sequence ATGTCTTTATTATTATTAATAACACCTTTAATAGGAATAGGTTTAATTACAATAGAAACAAATTATGGATTAAGTTTATTTAATGAAATAAAAATAAAATCAATAGCCTTATTAACATCAATAATAAATTTAATAATATCATTAGTAATGTTTATAATATTTGATTTTAGTAGTAAAAGCTATAGCTTTATTGAAGAACATTACCAAATAAGTTATTTTGATATATATTTAGGTGTTGATGGTTTATCTATATATTTTGTTTTATTAACAACAATAATTATGCCTATAGCAATATTATCAAATTGAAATTCAATTACATCTAAAAATGTATTATCATTTGTAGTAATAATGTTATTATTAGAAACATTATTATTAGCAGTATTCTTAGTACTTGATGTATTATTATTTTATATTTTTTTTGAAAGTATATTACCACCATTATTTTTATTAATAGGATTATTTGGTTCAAGTAATAAAGTAAGAGCTAGTTTTTATTTATTCTTATATACATTATTTGGATCATTATTTATGTTATTATCAATAATAGCTATGTCTTCTATAATGGGAACAACAGATTTTGATGCATTATCTAAATCAAATTTTAGTTATATAACTCAATTATTTTTATTCTATGGTATATTTATAGCTTTTGCTGTAAAAACACCAGTAATTTTCTTAAATACTTGATTATTAAAAGCTCACGTTGAATCACCATTATCAGGAAGTATTATTTTAGCTGGTATAGTTTTAAAATTAAGTTTATATGGTATATTTAGATTAATTTTACCTTTATTACCTAAAGCTTCTATAAACTATACATATATTATTTATGTTATAGGTGTAATAACAATATTATATGCTAGTTTTAGTACATTAAGAACAATAGATATTAAAGAACTTATTGCTTATTCATCAGTATCTCACGCTGCTGTTTATTTAATTGGTGCCTTTAGTAATACAATTCAAGGTATTGAAGGTTCAATAGCTTTAGGTTTAGCTCACGGTTTTGTTTCATCAGGTTTATTTATTTGTGCAGGAGGTATTTTATACGATAGATCATCTACTAGATTAATTACATATTATAGAGGTTTAGCTCAAATTATGCCTATATTCTCTGTATTATTCTTTATATTATCATTAGGTAATAGTGGTACTCCTTTAACTCTTAATTTCTTAGGTGAATTTATGTCATTATATGGTGTATTTGAAAGAATGCCTATATTAGGTGTATTAGCTAGTTCATCTATAGTATTCTCTGCTGCTTATACTATATTTATGTATAATAGAATAGTTTTTGGTGGTTCTTACTCTGTTTACTTTAAAGATAATATAGGTGATGTAACTAGAAGAGAATTTATAATGTTATTAATATTTGTTATCTTAACTGTATTATTTGGTATTTACCCAGCACCAATCTTAGATGGATTACACTATTCAGTTTCTTCTTTAATTTATAATGTAAATTAA
- the atp8 gene encoding ATP synthase subunit 8: MPQLVPFFFVNQVVFAFVILTVLIYAFSKYILPKFVRIFISRIYINKL; encoded by the coding sequence ATGCCACAATTAGTACCATTTTTTTTTGTTAATCAAGTAGTATTTGCATTTGTTATATTAACAGTATTAATATATGCATTTAGTAAATATATTTTACCAAAATTTGTACGTATTTTTATTTCTCGTATTTATATAAATAAATTATAG
- the orf2 gene encoding hypothetical protein (stop codon not determined), with amino-acid sequence MDMFFILKINGNNGPPLGPSGNGNRDPSGPPGSQGPPGPHNPNSHLGQDSSNDRDSSNNRRDSNNRRPNRDREPFNPNRDRFNPNRNPFDSYNNRDSFDSYNNGYPYNNGSHYDPNNYNNSSNQVIPGPSNSHSGPSYSHSGPSNSGVVNCSSNSGVVTQSDSFERKVGLFDSLGIKKYDTESTVKNKIKKDKERVRLDQLKIDDPAAYKRLMERRSFANRQGSPGTQWGKELEKAKRNETRMSKMRSRSLDL; translated from the coding sequence ATGGATATGTTTTTTATATTAAAAATTAATGGTAATAATGGTCCACCTTTAGGTCCTTCAGGTAATGGTAATAGAGATCCTTCTGGTCCTCCAGGTAGTCAAGGTCCTCCTGGTCCTCATAATCCCAATTCTCATTTAGGTCAAGATTCTTCTAATGATAGAGATTCTTCTAATAATAGAAGAGATTCTAATAATAGAAGACCTAATAGAGATAGAGAACCTTTTAACCCTAATAGAGACCGTTTTAACCCAAATAGAAATCCTTTTGATTCATATAATAACAGAGATTCTTTTGACTCTTATAATAACGGATATCCTTATAATAACGGATCTCATTATGACCCTAATAATTACAATAATTCTAGTAATCAAGTAATACCTGGTCCTTCAAATAGTCATTCTGGTCCTTCATATAGTCATTCTGGTCCTTCAAATAGTGGAGTAGTTAATTGTTCTTCAAATAGTGGAGTAGTAACTCAAAGTGATTCATTCGAAAGAAAAGTTGGTTTATTTGACTCATTAGGTATAAAAAAATATGATACAGAAAGTACTGTAAAAAATAAAATAAAAAAAGATAAAGAAAGAGTTAGATTGGATCAATTAAAAATAGATGATCCCGCAGCTTATAAACGTTTAATGGAAAGAAGAAGTTTTGCTAATCGGCAAGGATCTCCAGGAACACAATGAGGAAAAGAATTAGAAAAGGCAAAAAGAAATGAAACAAGAATGAGTAAAATGAGAAGTAGAAGTCTAGATTTA
- the orf1 gene encoding hypothetical protein (stop codon not determined) — protein sequence MFALVLPMFEYIFVIIFTDLEKSKYFKIIYMFIIDFIDFFIIIIKKIWYFYIKYFIIDILVFYIKKFIIFLFNYLFKYLIKYSPLFKSYYYSYIKPIYVYLYNKQIVKIMNHPLVSFLQNEKVKKYYIFLFNCEKITKYSKWFKCLFNLLILGLIIKDINSNYEFLTSLDKFMDNILSPNFYIMLAYSSIKYYFFSKILLIIFNIVVNNNIKEIHEKYFNNILNYYYIILPTLFMLTLFTIYNDDYPLILSLKDLIFYLVVIHLGLGFLIEALYKDIQSPLITLFTILIALLGIIIAIFNIKEC from the coding sequence ATATTTGCTTTAGTTTTACCTATGTTTGAATATATTTTTGTAATAATATTTACAGATTTAGAAAAAAGTAAATATTTTAAAATTATTTATATGTTTATCATTGATTTTATTGATTTCTTTATAATTATTATTAAAAAAATCTGATATTTTTATATTAAATATTTTATTATTGATATCTTAGTATTTTATATTAAGAAATTTATTATTTTCTTGTTTAACTATCTTTTTAAATATTTAATTAAGTACTCTCCATTATTTAAATCTTATTATTATTCTTATATTAAACCTATTTATGTTTACCTTTATAATAAACAAATTGTAAAAATCATGAATCATCCTTTAGTTTCATTTTTACAAAATGAAAAGGTAAAAAAATATTATATTTTTTTATTTAATTGTGAAAAGATAACTAAATATAGTAAATGATTTAAATGTTTATTTAATTTATTAATTCTTGGTTTAATTATAAAAGATATTAATAGTAATTATGAATTCTTAACATCTCTTGATAAATTTATGGATAATATTTTATCTCCTAACTTTTATATAATGTTAGCTTATTCTAGTATTAAATACTATTTTTTTAGTAAAATATTATTAATTATTTTTAATATAGTAGTTAATAATAATATTAAAGAAATACACGAGAAATATTTTAATAATATCTTAAATTATTATTATATTATATTACCAACTTTATTTATGTTAACATTATTTACTATATATAATGATGATTATCCTTTAATCTTATCATTAAAAGACTTAATTTTTTATCTTGTAGTAATACATTTAGGTTTAGGGTTTCTAATTGAGGCTTTATATAAAGATATACAAAGCCCTTTAATAACTTTATTTACTATCTTAATAGCGTTATTAGGTATAATAATTGCTATTTTTAATATAAAGGAATGT
- the nad1 gene encoding NADH dehydrogenase subunit 1, with product MSNIISIIQGLLVIVPALISVAFVTISERKVMASMQRRVGPNAVGYYGLLQAFADALKLLLKEYVAPTQANIILFFLGPVITLIFALLGYLVIPYAPGTFISDHRLGIFFMLAVSAIATYGILLAGWSANSKYAFLGSLRSTAQLISYELILSSVLLLVILLTGSLNVITIVESQKAVSLLLPLLPLFIVFFIGSIAETNRAPFDLAEAESELVSGFMTEHSASIFVFFFLAEYASIILICILNSILFFGGYLSIIVFSIISLLDLSREDTLFHVLISIISSSPINLAVKTSILVFVFIWVRASFPRIRFDQLMSVCWLVLLPITIAYVILLPCVVSGLLINPVNISLL from the coding sequence ATGTCAAATATAATTTCAATAATTCAAGGATTATTAGTTATTGTTCCTGCTTTAATATCTGTTGCTTTTGTAACAATATCAGAAAGAAAAGTTATGGCTAGTATGCAAAGAAGAGTAGGACCTAATGCAGTAGGTTATTATGGTTTATTACAAGCATTTGCTGATGCATTAAAATTATTATTAAAAGAGTATGTAGCACCAACACAAGCTAATATTATATTATTCTTCCTTGGACCTGTTATAACTTTAATTTTTGCTTTATTAGGTTATCTTGTAATTCCTTATGCTCCAGGTACATTTATATCTGACCATCGTTTAGGTATATTTTTTATGTTAGCAGTTAGTGCTATAGCTACATATGGTATATTATTAGCTGGATGATCTGCTAATTCTAAATATGCTTTTTTAGGTTCATTAAGAAGTACTGCTCAATTAATTAGTTATGAGTTAATCTTAAGTTCTGTATTATTATTAGTTATATTATTAACTGGTAGTTTAAATGTTATTACTATAGTAGAATCACAAAAAGCAGTATCTTTATTATTACCTTTATTACCTTTATTTATTGTATTCTTTATAGGTTCTATAGCAGAAACTAATAGAGCGCCATTTGATTTAGCTGAGGCTGAATCAGAACTTGTAAGTGGTTTCATGACAGAACATTCTGCTAGTATTTTTGTTTTCTTCTTCTTAGCTGAATATGCTAGTATTATATTAATTTGTATTTTAAATAGTATTTTATTCTTTGGAGGTTATTTATCTATTATCGTTTTTAGTATTATTTCACTTCTAGATTTAAGTCGTGAAGATACTTTATTTCATGTTTTAATATCTATTATATCTAGTTCTCCTATAAATTTAGCTGTTAAAACATCTATATTAGTATTTGTTTTTATTTGAGTTAGAGCTTCTTTCCCTAGAATTCGTTTTGATCAATTAATGTCAGTTTGTTGATTAGTTTTATTACCTATTACTATTGCTTATGTTATACTTTTGCCTTGTGTGGTTTCTGGTTTACTGATAAACCCTGTGAATATTTCTTTACTTTAA
- the nad6 gene encoding NADH dehydrogenase subunit 6, with protein MNNIFLLNDYITNGYRLEFVDFIYIISILFGIFTIISRNPIVSVLFLIGLFVNIAGLLILVGYDYIGLSYILVYVGAVSILFLFILMLINIRISELVSETNNDIPLAVITVLLFYFIIGQVIPSNLTDNTIVTSLSNSFSEVYNVQLDNEILNIIDLKQEIAYASSKSWDNSLIEFTHITGIGNIMYTNYSLWLIISSVILLVGMVGAIVITIKQK; from the coding sequence ATGAATAATATTTTTTTATTAAACGATTATATAACTAATGGTTATAGATTAGAATTTGTAGATTTTATTTATATAATTTCTATTTTATTTGGTATATTTACTATTATTAGTAGAAATCCTATTGTATCTGTATTATTTTTAATAGGTTTATTTGTTAATATAGCAGGATTATTAATATTAGTAGGATATGATTATATAGGATTATCTTATATATTAGTATATGTAGGTGCTGTTTCAATTTTATTTTTATTCATATTAATGTTAATTAATATTAGAATTTCTGAATTAGTTAGTGAAACTAATAACGATATACCTTTAGCTGTTATAACTGTATTACTTTTTTATTTTATAATAGGACAAGTAATACCTAGTAATTTAACAGATAATACTATAGTTACTAGTTTATCAAATTCATTTTCTGAAGTATATAATGTACAATTAGATAATGAAATATTAAATATAATAGATTTAAAACAAGAAATAGCTTATGCTAGTAGTAAAAGTTGAGATAATTCATTAATAGAATTTACTCATATAACAGGTATAGGTAATATTATGTATACTAACTATTCATTATGATTAATAATAAGTTCAGTAATATTATTAGTAGGTATGGTAGGTGCAATAGTTATAACTATTAAACAAAAGTAG
- the atp6 gene encoding ATP synthase subunit 6 has protein sequence MRAVNFVLSPLDQFEVRDLFSLNSNLLGNINISLTNIGLYLSIGGFIILTYSLLATNNNKIIPNNWSISQETIYATVHSIVINQLNPTKGQLYFPFIYALFIFILVNNLIGMVPYSFASTSHFILTFSLSFTVVLGATFLGFQRHGLKFFSLFVPSGCPLALLPLLVLIEFISYLSRNVSLGLRLAANILSGHMLLSILSGFTYNIMTSGILFFFLGLVPLAFIIAFSGLELAIAFIQAQVFVVLTCSYIKDGLDLH, from the coding sequence ATGAGAGCAGTAAATTTCGTATTGAGTCCTTTAGACCAATTTGAAGTAAGAGATTTATTTTCTTTAAATAGTAATTTATTAGGAAACATTAATATATCATTAACAAATATAGGTTTATATCTATCAATAGGTGGATTTATAATATTAACATATAGTTTATTAGCAACAAATAATAATAAAATTATACCAAATAACTGATCAATAAGTCAGGAAACTATATATGCTACAGTACACAGTATAGTAATAAATCAACTTAATCCTACAAAAGGACAATTATATTTCCCATTTATATATGCATTATTTATATTTATATTAGTAAATAATTTAATAGGAATGGTGCCATATAGTTTTGCATCAACATCACACTTTATTTTAACATTCTCATTAAGTTTCACAGTTGTTTTAGGTGCAACATTCTTAGGATTCCAAAGACATGGATTAAAATTCTTTTCATTATTTGTACCTTCAGGTTGTCCTTTAGCATTATTACCTTTATTAGTTTTAATCGAATTCATTTCATACTTATCTAGAAATGTTTCTTTAGGTTTAAGACTTGCAGCTAATATTTTATCAGGTCACATGCTTTTATCTATTTTAAGTGGATTTACATATAATATAATGACTAGTGGTATATTATTCTTCTTCTTAGGTTTAGTTCCTTTAGCTTTTATAATTGCATTCTCTGGATTAGAATTAGCTATTGCATTTATTCAAGCTCAAGTTTTCGTTGTTTTAACTTGTTCTTACATTAAAGACGGATTAGATTTACACTAA